The Pseudonocardia broussonetiae DNA segment CGGACTCGGTGTCGTTCCTGCTCGACGGCCCGGGCGCGGCGCAGGCCGTGCTCACCGGCGACACGATCCTGGGCCGCGGCACCACCGTCATCGACCACCCCGACGGCAAGCTCGGCCCGTACCTCGACTCGTTGCGCCGCATCGCCGACCTCGCCCCCGGCACCGCCGTGCTGCCCGGGCACGGTCCGGAGCTGCCCGACGCGCCCGCCGTCGCCGCCGCCTACCTGGCGCACCGCGAGCAGCGCCTGGAGCAGGTGCGCGGCGCGCTGGACCGGCTCGGGGCCGGCGCCTCGGCCCGGCAGGTGGTGGAGCTGGTGTACGCCGACGTGGACGAGTCGCTGTGGCCGGCCGCCGAGTGGTCGGTGGAGGCCCAGCTCGCCTACCTGCGGGCGTAGGGGCTCAGGCCTCCACGAGCTGCCGGGCGGGGGCCAGCGTGCCCCGCCGCACCCACAGCACCGCGGCGACGACCGCCCCGGCCACCCCGCCGACCAGGAACGAGCTCGCGGCCCCGGCCACGTCGACCGCCACGCCCGCCGCGACCTGCCCCGCGGAGATGCCGAGCACCGCGGCGGTGACGATCCAGCCGAAGGCCTCCGTGGCCGTGCCCGCCGACGCCGTCGCCTCGACGCCGAGCGAGTGGGCCGTGACCTGCGGCGTGATCAGCGCCCCGGCCGCCAGCATCGCGACGACCAGCACCGGCAGCGACGCCAGCGGCCCGACCAGCGCCATCGCCGCCACGCAGAGGGCGAACGCGGCCAGCAGGAACGGCATCCGCAGGTGCAGCGGGCGCGGCCACGGGCGCAGCGAGTAGGCGATGCCGGCCACCACCGAGGCCACCGACCAGGCCGAGAGCAGCACGCCGCCCAGCGTCGGCGAGCCCTGCTCGGTGGCCACCGCGTTGACGCCCACCTCGACCGCGCCGATCACGAGGCCGAAGCCCAGCGACGCGATCGCGACCGTCCGCATCCCGCGCCCGGCCAGCGCGCCGAGCACGCCGATCGACGGCCCGCCCTCCGACGGGGCCTGCGTGCGCACCGGGCGGCTGAGCGCGAAGACCGTGGTGCCCGTGACCATCCCGGCGACCGCGACGGCGAGCGCGGTGCCCGGCCACGGCGCCGTCACCAGGAACGCGGCCAGCGCCGGGCCGAGGATGAAGAACGTCTCGAGGCTGATGGCCTCGTAGCTGTAGGCCGCGTCGCGGCGCGGGCCGGCCGGGACGAGCCGCGCCCACAGCGCGCGCGACGCCCCCGGCATCGCCGGGCGCACCAGCCCGGACACCGCGGCCGCGCCGACGAGCAGCGGGACGGCCGCGTCCGCCTCGATCGCGAGGACCAGCCCGGTCGCGGCGACGGCGTAGAGCGCGGCCGTCAGCAGCAGCGGGCGCATCGGCCCGGTGCGGTCCATCCACCGGCCCTGCGCGACCGCGCCCAGCGACTCCCCGGCCAGCGTGCCCGCCGAGACCACCGCGGCGACGGCGTAGGACCCCGTCGTGCGCTGCACGTAGAGCAGCACCGCGAGCGTGGTCATGGCGATCGGCAGCCGTGCCAGCGCGGAGGCGAGCGCGGGCACGAGGGCACCGGGGGCGGTCAGGGCGGCGCGGTAGTCGGCGAGGGCGGTGGAGGGGGACACGCCGACCAGGATCGCACGAACTGGCACGCCCGTACTACTTTATTGCCGCGGACGCGACGAACGGCACCCCCGGGGTCCCGGGAGTGCCGTTCGGCGGAGCTGTCTAGCGGGCCCGGCGGGCCAGGCGCTCGGGCTCCAGGATGAGCACGCTCTTGCCCTCCAGGCGCAGCCAGCCGCGGTGCGCGAAGTCGGCGAGGGCCTTGTTCACGGTCTCGCGGCTCGCGCCCACGAGCTGCGCGATCTCCTCCTGCGTGAGGTCGTGCGTGACGCGCAGCAGCCCCGACTCCTGCGACCCGAACTGGCGCGCCAGCTGCAGCAGCGACTTCGCCACGCGTCCGGGGACGTCGGTGAAGATGAGGTCGGCGAGCATGTTGTTGGTGCGGCGCAGCCTCCGGGCGAGCACGCGGAGCAGCTGCTCGGCGATCTCGGGGCGCTTGCCGATCCACTCGCGCAGGGCCGTGCGGTCCATCGTGTAGGTCCGCACCTCGGTGACCGCGGTGGCCGACGACGTGCGCGGCCCCGGATCGAAGATCGACAGCTCGCCGAACATGTCGGACGGGCCGGCCACCATCAGCAGGTTCTCCCGGCCGTCGGGCGACTTGCGGCCGATCTTCACCTTCCCGGTGCCGACGATGTACAGGCGGTCGCCCGGCTCGCCCTCCGCGAAGATCACGTGCCCTCGCGGGAACTCCGCGGGCTCCAGCGCCTGCGCCAGCGCGTCGGCCGCGTGCGGCTCGACCCCCTGGAAGATGCCTGCGCGGATCAGAATCTCGTCCACTTCACCGCTCCTCGTCCCGGCCGCTGCCCCGCGGCGGATCACCGGCGCGCCAGTCTAGGGGGTGCGCCCACCCTGTGTGACGTCGCGATGGTCGTTTTCCGTGCACGTCCGGGCTACTTGGGGTTCGTGACGCCGTCCCGATGGCCCGTCCGGGGTGTCCGGAGGACGGTCAGGCGGCCTTCTCGCGCTTCTCCGGCTTGCGGCCGCGAGGGGCGCGGTTGCGCAACCGGAACAGCTCCAGTGCGCGTCCGGTGCCCTGCCGGAACAGGGCGCGGACCTCGTCCGGACGGGGGCGCTCGAGCAGTTCCTCGAGCTCTTCCGGACGCACGGTGGACTCACGCAGCTTGGACTCCACGCGCTCCATGCCGAGCGCGAAGAACATCACGAGCAGCGGAACGAGGACGGAGAGCCAGGCAGTCATATCAGGAGAGATGTTCCCGCACAGCCCGTTGTTACGCGGGACCGGGGTCGGTGTGGCGGTATCCGATACCCGATCGTGTCCGGGTGTTCGGTGGTGGTGACCCGAGTCGGCGTGTCGGGGGCCCGCCGTAGGCTCGTCGGGTGACCGCTTCCTCCCCCACGACCCGCAAGGCGGCCGCGCTCGCGAAGCGCGTGGCGGAGGGCGAGCCGCCGCTGGGCCGGGCGCGCCGCGTCGGCCGGATGCTGCGCGAGCTCACCGACACCCATCCCGACGCGCACTGCGAGCTCGACTTCCGGACGCCGCTGGAGCTGGCCGTCGCCACCATCCTGTCGGCGCAGAGCACCGACAAGGGCGTCAACCTCGTCACCCCGGCCCTGTTCGCCCGGTACCCCACGGCCCTGGCCTACGCGGAGGCCGACCGCGCGGAGCTGGAGGAGATGATCCACAGCACCGGCTTCTTCCGGAACAAGGCCAGCTCGCTGATCGGGCTCGGCGCCGCGGTCGTGGAGAAGCACGGCGGCGAGCTGCCGCACACGCTCGACGAGCTGGTGGCGCTGCCCGGCATCGGCCGCAAGACGGCCAACGTCATCCTCGGCAACGCGTTCGACGTCCCCGGCATCACCGTCGACACCCACTTCGGACGCCTGGTGCGCCGCTGGGGCTGGACGGCGGAGGAGGACCCGGTCAAGGTCGAGCACGCGATCGGCGCGCTCGTGCCGAAGCGCGACTGGACGATGACGTCGCACCGCGTGATCTTCCACGGCCGCCGCGTCTGCCACGCCCGCAAGCCCGCCTGCGGCGCCTGCTCGCTGGCCGCCGACTGCCCCGCCTACGGCGAGGGCCCCACCGACCCGGTGCAGGCCGCGAAGCTGGTCAAGGGCCCGTCGCGGCCGTTCCTGCTCGCGCGGGTGGGCCTGGCCGACGACGGCGAGCCCGCCCCGGCGCCCGCCGACTCCCCCGCGGGCCTCGACGCCGCCGCGGCCACCCCGTCGGCGATCGAGCAGGACGTGCCGTGACCCGTCCGCGCACCGGCCCGGGGCGGGCGGAGGTGGTCTCCACCGCGGTGGTCGTGCTGCTCGTCGCGCTGGCGGTGTTCGCGCTGTGGCCGCGCTCGCCCGAGGCGCCCGCGGCGGCCGGGGGGCCGGCCGGGGGCCCGGTCGCCCCGCAGGCCGTCGCCGTGCCCGACGCCGAGCTCGCACCGCTGCGCGCCGCCGCGGCCCTGCCGCCGTGCCCGGTGCCGGCGTCGGCGCCGGCCGGCGGGCCGCTCGCCGGTGTCACGGTCGCCTGCCTGGGCGCCGAGGGGCCGGTCGACCTCGGGTCGGTCGCTGCGGGCGGTCCCGTGCTGCTCAACCTGTGGGCGTCCTGGTGCGGCCCGTGCCGCGACGAGCTGCCGGCGCTCGCCGAGTACGCCGCGCGGCCCGGGTCGGTGCCGGTGCTGCTCGTCGACGTCGACGACGACCCGCGCGCCGCGCTGCGCCTGCTCACCGACCTCGGCGTCGAGCTGCCGTCCGCGCTCGACACCGGCTCCGCGCTGCGCACGGCCCTGGACGTGCCGCCCGGCCTGCCCTACTCGTTCCTGGCCCGCGCCGACGGCTCGGTCGCCCGCGTCGACCCGCCGGTGCCCTTCGCCGACGCCGACGCCGTCGCGGCGGCCGTGGCGGCGCTGTCGTGAGGGTGGACGAGCCGGGAGGGGCGCTGCGGCCCGAGAAGGCCGCGCCGTCGCTGCGCCCGCTGGTCGACGCCGTCCGCGACGTCGACGCCTTCACCCTGAGCCGGCACCGCATCCCGCCGCCCGAGGGCGGCCGCCGGGCGGCCGTGCTCATGCTGCTGGCCGAGGACGAGCACCACGGGCCCGACGTGCTGCTCGTCGAGCGCGCGAGCACGCTGCGCGAGCACGCGGGCCAGGTCGCCTTCCCCGGCGGTGGCGCCGACCCGGGCGACGCCGACGCGGTGGCCACCGCGCTGCGCGAGGCCGAGGAGGAGACCGGCCTCGACCCCGCCGGCGTCCTCCCGCTGGCGCTGCTGCCCGAGCTCTACATCCCGCCGTCGGGGTTCGTCGTCACGCCGGTGCTGGCGCAGTGGGAGCGGCCCAGCGCGGTGCACGCCGTCGACGCCGGGGAGACCGCGGCCGTCGTCCGCGTGCCGCTGGCCACCCTCGCCGACCCCGCCAACCGGATCCAGGTGGGCCATCCGAGCGGCTACACGGGCCCCGGCTTCCTGGTCGCGGGCCTGCTCGTGTGGGGCTTCACCGGGGGCCTATTGTCCGCGCTGTTGGATCTGGGTGGTTGGGCGCGGCCCTGGGAGCCGTCCCGGGTGCTGGATCTGGACGAGGCGTGGCTGCGGGCCCGCGCCGAAGCATGAGGAGACCGTCGTGAGTTGGGTCGACCTCATCGTCATCGCGCTCGCGCTCGTCGCGGGCGTGTCCGGGTGGCGCCACGGGATGGCCGTCGCCCTGCTTTCGTTCGTCGGCGTGCTGGGCGGCGCGGTCCTCGGCGTGCGCCTGGCCCCGCTGCTGGCCGCGGGCATCGAGTCCACCAGCACCCGGATCGTCGTCAGCATCGTGGTCGTCGTGCTCCTCGTGGCGCTGGGCGAGACCACCGGGGTGTTCTTCGGCCGCCGCATCCGCGACCGCATCACCGGCGAGAACACGCTGCGCGTCGACTCCACGCTGGGCTCGGTCCTGCAGGCCATCACCGTCGTCATCGCGGCCTGGCTGGTGGCGCTGCCGCTGGCCTCGGCGAGCTTCCCGGGCCTCGCGTCGGGCGTGCGGGGGTCGGAGGTGCTGCGCGTCGTCGACTCGGTGATGCCGGCCGGCGCCCGCGCGCTCCCCGAGGAGCTGCGCCAGCTGCTCGACACGTCGGGCTTCCCGCGGATCCTCGACTCGTTCGACCAGACCCCGATCGAGGAGGTCGGCCCGCCCGACCCGGCGCTGGCCGGCAGCCCGGTCGTCACCGAGGTCGCCGACAGCGTGCTCAAGGTCCGCGGCCGGGCGCCGTCGTGCCAGCGCGCGCTGGAGGGCACCGGCTTCGTCATCGGCGACGGCCTGGTGATGACCAACGCGCACGTCGTCGCGGGCACCGACGAGGTCGGGGTCGAGGTCATCGGGCGGCGGGGCAACCCGGTCGAGCTGGCCGGGGAGGTCGTCCTCTACGACCCGGCCGTCGACATCGCGGTGCTGCGCATCCCCGAGCTCGACGCCCCGGCGCTGGCCTTCCGCCCGCAGCCCGCGCAGGTCGGCGAGGACGCGATCATCCTCGGCTATCCGCTCGACGGGCCGTTCACGCCGTCGCCGGCCAAGGTGCGCCAGGAGATCACGCTCAACGGCCCCGACATCTACGACGACGCCACGGTGTCGCGCAACGTCTACACCGTCCGCGCGGTGGTTCGCTCGGGCAACTCCGGCGGCCCGATGATCGACCGCGACGGCCAGGTCATCGGCGTGGTGTTCGGCGCGGCGCTCGACGACAGCGAGACCGGCTTCGTGCTCACCAACGAGCAGGTCGCGGCGTCGGTGAACCCGCAGGCCCGCCTCGGCGACGAGGTCGACACCGGGGCCTGCGCGAACTGACCCGTTCGCACTCACGACCTAGACGTCGCGGGTGATCGTCTGGTCCCGGCCGGGCCCGACGCCGATCGCGCTGACCGGCGCGCCGGTCAGCTCCTCGATGCGCTCGACGTAGGCGCGCGCAGTGGCCGGCAGCTCGTCGAACGTGCGGTACGGGGAGAGGTCCTCGAACCAGCCGGGGAGCTCCTCGTAGACCGGCACGGCGTGGTGCACGTCGGACTGCGTCATCGGCATGTCGTCGACGCGGCGGCCGTCGACCTCGTAGCCGACGCACACCGGCACCGTCTCCAGGCCGGAGAGGACGTCGAGCTTGGTGAGGAAGAAGTCGGTGATCCCGTTGACGCGCACGGCGTAGCGGCCGATCACGGCGTCGAACCAGCCGCAGCGGCGCGGACGCCCGGTCGTGACGCCGACCTCGCCGCCCGCCTTGCGCAGGTGCTCGCCCATGGCGTCGAGCAGCTCGGTCGGGAACGGGCCCGAGCCGACGCGGGTCGTGTACGCCTTGAGGATGCCGATGACCCGCGTGATCCGGGTCGGGCCGATGCCGGAGCCGACGGACGCGCCGCCCGCGGTCGGGTTCGAGCTGGTGACGAAGGGGTAGGTGCCGTGGTCGACGTCGAGCAGCGTGCCCTGCGAGCCCTCCAGCAGCACCGTCTCGCCGCCCTCCAGCGCCCGGTTGAGCAGCAGGCGGGTGTCGGCGATGCGGTCGGCGAAGGCGCGGCCGTGCTCGAGGACGGAGTCGACCACCTGGTCGACGTCCATCGCGCGCCGGTTGTAGACCTTGACCAGGACCTGGTTCTTGAGGTGGAGCGCCGCCTCGACCTTCTGGTGCAGGATCTTCTCGTCGAGCACGTCGGCGACGCGGACCCCGACGCGCGAGACCTTGTCCTGGTAGGCCGGGCCGATGCCGCGGCCGGTGGTGCCGATCTTGGCCTTGCCCAGGAACCGCTCGGTGACCTTGTCCATCTCCACGTGGTACGGCATGATCAAGTGCGCGTCGGCGCTGATCAGGAGCCCGCTCGTGTCGACGCCGCGGTCCTCGAGGCCCTTCAGCTCCGTGAGCAGCACGCCGGGGTCGACCACCACGCCGTTGCCGATCACGTTCTTGCACCCGGGCGTCAGGATGCCCGACGGGATCAGGTGCAGCGCGAAGTTCTGGCCGTCGGGGAGCACCACCGTGTGGCCGGCGTTGTTGCCGCCCTGGTAGCGCACCACCCACTGGACCTGATCACCGAGGATGTCGGTGGCCTTGCCCTTGCCCTCGTCGCCCCATTGGGCGCCGATCAGCACGATGGCGGGCATGTGAGACTCCAGTTCTTCGAGCGACGATCTCGAGCAGAGTGGCGGCGGGAGGGTAACCGATCACGTGGGCACGATCGACTCGACAGCACTGGTGGTGACCTGCGCCCCGGAGCGGCGGCTCCCGCTGCACGGTAGTCGTCGCGTGCCCGCGTTCGGCGAGGTGCCCACCGTGGCCCTGCCCGCCCGGCCCGGGCGCGACGCCCTGGACCCCGTGCTGGCCGAGCACCACCCGGGCCGGCTCGTCGTCCACGGCACCGACGCCGACCTCGCCGCGGTCGTGCTGCGCCTGCTGCGCACCGAGCGGCTCGACGTCGAGGTCGCCTACGTCCCGGCCTCCCGGCGCTCGGCCGCGGCCCGCGCGTGGGGCCTGCCCCGCGACGCCGCGGCGCTCGCGCTGACCGGCGTCGCCTCGCCCGTGCCCCTGGTGCGCGACGACACCGGCGGGGTGCTCGTGGGCGCCGGCGAGATCCGCGACCTGACCGGTGAGTGCTACTGCGACGACGTGCTGGTCCTGCGCGGGCGCACCCCCCGGCTGGTCGTGGCGGCGGGGCCGGGCGGCGTCGCGGTGCGCGCGGGCCGCGGCACCGGCCTGCCGTCGGGCACCACGATCCCGGTGCCACCCGGCTCCCGCTCCGGCCGCGGCGCGGCGCTGGGGCGGGCGGTCCAGGTGGGCGGCGAGCCGTTCACGGCGGTGTCGGACGGCGTGGCCCACCCCCGTCCGCTGGAGCGCCGCACCTGGTACCGCCACACCGTCGACTGGCTGCTCGTCCGCCCCTGACCTCGCACACACCTCCCGGGGCTCGCACACAGGTCCGGCCCTGTGTGCGAGCCCCGCGGCCTGTGTGCGAGCCCGTTCTCATGCAGCGTTGGTAGCGTCGCCGCCGATGCAGCGGCGCGCGGTCGAGACGGCGAGCACCCGGCCCCGACGGCGGGTCTCGTGGCTCCGGGGCAACCCCGGGGTGCACCACCTCAGTGCGGCACGGCGTCCCACGCAGGACGGGCAGGTACGGCATGCCTCCCCTGCGCGGCCGACGGGAACACCGGTCGTCCGCGGCCGCTGCATCGCCCGGGGAACCGGGTCCGCCTGACCGTGGCCCCCGAACCGCACGTCCTCGCCGCGCTCCTGCCCGGGCCGTGGACCGTCGACGCCCTCACGACCCGCATCGCCGGGTGCCGGGGGTGGGGCGGGCCCGACGAGGTCGGCGACGTCGTCGCGGCGCTGCTCGCCCGCTGGTCGCGCGCCCCCGCCGGGCGTCCCGAGCGGGTCGGGGCGCAGGTGGCCGCGCTGCTGGCCGCGCGCCCCCGGCGGCGTCACGTCGTCCCGGAGTCGCCGCCGTCGGACGTCGCCTGGCGCTGGCCCGTCGAGCCGTGGACGGGCCTCGACGCGCTCGCCCGCGGCCTGGACCTGCGGACCGGCGAGCTCGACTGGTTCGCCGACCGCGGCGGCTGGCTGCACCGCACCCCTGACGGCCCGCTGCACCACTACCGCCGCCGCTGGACCACCTCCCGCTCCGGCACGCCCCGGCTGCTGGAGACGCCCGCCCCGCGGCTCGCGGAGCTCCAGCGCCGGGTCGGGCGCAGGGTCCTGGCGCGGATCCCCGTGCACGACGCCGCGCACGGGTTCGTCCGCGGCCGCTCCCCGCACACGCTGGCCGCGGAGCACACCGGGGCCGCGACCGTCGTCCGCCTCGACCTGGAGGGCTTCTTCGCTCACGTGTCCGGGGCGCGGGTCGCGGGGCTGCTGCGCGCGGCGGGCTACCCGGACGCGGTGGCGTCGGCGCTGGCCGGGCTGCTGGTCACGAGCACGCCCGCGCCCGTCCGGCGGGCGGCCCCGGCCGGGGGCGACGTCGGCGCGCGCCGGCGCCTGCTCGACCGCCTCGCCCACCCGCACCTGCCGCAGGGGGCGCCGACCTCCCCGGCCGTCGCCAACCTGCTCGCCCACACCCTCGACCGCCGCCTGCACGGCCTGGCCGGCGCGCTCGGCGCCCGCTACGGCCGCTACGCCGACGACCTGGTCTTCTCCGGAGACCGGCTGCCCGCGCACGGCCTCGTCGCCCGGGTCACCGCGATCGCCGCCGAGGAGGGCTTCCGGGTCCGGCCGGACAAGACGCGGATCGCCCCGGCGCACCACCGCCAGCGGGTCACCGGACTCGTCGTCAACGCGCACCCGGCCGTCGCCCGCACCGACTACGACGCCCTGCGCGCCCTGCTGCACAACTGCGCCCGGACCGGCCCGGAGGCGCAGAACCGCGCGGGCCACCCGGCGTTCCGCGACCACCTGCTCGGCCGGATCGCCTGGGCCGGCGCCGGACACCCGGCCCGTGCCGCCCGCCTGCGCGCCCTGTTCGACGCCGTCCGCTGGTAGCTCAGGCGGCGGGGCGCTCGTGGTAGGTGTCGACGTACTCCTGCTGCGAGAGCGTCGCGATGGCGTCCATGATCTGGTCGGTCACGGCGCGGCGGATCGCGGGCGCGCTCTGCAGGCCGTCGTAGCGGGAGAAGTCGAGCGGCTCGCCGTAGCGGATCACGACCCGGCGCAGGCGCGGGAACCGCTTCCCGACCGGCTGCACCCGCTCGGTGCCCAGCAGCGCGACCGGCACGACGGGCGCGCCCGTGTCGAGCGCCAGCGTGGCGACGCCGGTGTGGCCGCGGTGCAGCCGCCCGTCGAGCGACCGGGTGCCCTCCGGGTAGATCGCGAACGCGCCGCCCGCCTCCAGCACCGACCGGCCCGCGTGCAGGGCGTCGAGCCCGGCCCGGGCCGACGCGCGGTCGACGGGCACGTACCCGAGCGCGGTGAGGAAGCGCGCCAGCGCCCGGCCCCGGATCCCGCGCCCGACGAAGTACTCGGCCTTGCCCAGGAACGCGACGGGCCGCCGCGCCGTCAGCGCGATCACGGCGGTGTCGACGGCGGCGCGGTGGTTGGCCGCCAGGATCAGCGGGCCGCGGGCGGGCAGGCGCTCGACGCCCTGGAC contains these protein-coding regions:
- a CDS encoding Crp/Fnr family transcriptional regulator; translated protein: MDEILIRAGIFQGVEPHAADALAQALEPAEFPRGHVIFAEGEPGDRLYIVGTGKVKIGRKSPDGRENLLMVAGPSDMFGELSIFDPGPRTSSATAVTEVRTYTMDRTALREWIGKRPEIAEQLLRVLARRLRRTNNMLADLIFTDVPGRVAKSLLQLARQFGSQESGLLRVTHDLTQEEIAQLVGASRETVNKALADFAHRGWLRLEGKSVLILEPERLARRAR
- a CDS encoding MarP family serine protease; translation: MSWVDLIVIALALVAGVSGWRHGMAVALLSFVGVLGGAVLGVRLAPLLAAGIESTSTRIVVSIVVVVLLVALGETTGVFFGRRIRDRITGENTLRVDSTLGSVLQAITVVIAAWLVALPLASASFPGLASGVRGSEVLRVVDSVMPAGARALPEELRQLLDTSGFPRILDSFDQTPIEEVGPPDPALAGSPVVTEVADSVLKVRGRAPSCQRALEGTGFVIGDGLVMTNAHVVAGTDEVGVEVIGRRGNPVELAGEVVLYDPAVDIAVLRIPELDAPALAFRPQPAQVGEDAIILGYPLDGPFTPSPAKVRQEITLNGPDIYDDATVSRNVYTVRAVVRSGNSGGPMIDRDGQVIGVVFGAALDDSETGFVLTNEQVAASVNPQARLGDEVDTGACAN
- a CDS encoding MFS transporter; translation: MSPSTALADYRAALTAPGALVPALASALARLPIAMTTLAVLLYVQRTTGSYAVAAVVSAGTLAGESLGAVAQGRWMDRTGPMRPLLLTAALYAVAATGLVLAIEADAAVPLLVGAAAVSGLVRPAMPGASRALWARLVPAGPRRDAAYSYEAISLETFFILGPALAAFLVTAPWPGTALAVAVAGMVTGTTVFALSRPVRTQAPSEGGPSIGVLGALAGRGMRTVAIASLGFGLVIGAVEVGVNAVATEQGSPTLGGVLLSAWSVASVVAGIAYSLRPWPRPLHLRMPFLLAAFALCVAAMALVGPLASLPVLVVAMLAAGALITPQVTAHSLGVEATASAGTATEAFGWIVTAAVLGISAGQVAAGVAVDVAGAASSFLVGGVAGAVVAAVLWVRRGTLAPARQLVEA
- a CDS encoding reverse transcriptase family protein — its product is MAPEPHVLAALLPGPWTVDALTTRIAGCRGWGGPDEVGDVVAALLARWSRAPAGRPERVGAQVAALLAARPRRRHVVPESPPSDVAWRWPVEPWTGLDALARGLDLRTGELDWFADRGGWLHRTPDGPLHHYRRRWTTSRSGTPRLLETPAPRLAELQRRVGRRVLARIPVHDAAHGFVRGRSPHTLAAEHTGAATVVRLDLEGFFAHVSGARVAGLLRAAGYPDAVASALAGLLVTSTPAPVRRAAPAGGDVGARRRLLDRLAHPHLPQGAPTSPAVANLLAHTLDRRLHGLAGALGARYGRYADDLVFSGDRLPAHGLVARVTAIAAEEGFRVRPDKTRIAPAHHRQRVTGLVVNAHPAVARTDYDALRALLHNCARTGPEAQNRAGHPAFRDHLLGRIAWAGAGHPARAARLRALFDAVRW
- a CDS encoding MBL fold metallo-hydrolase; translation: MTHPTYAQLRAVTPLASVLLEENPSPMTLEGTNTWVLRAPGIEECVVVDPGEDEIGHLERVAAHGPVALVLITHRHHDHAGGAARFAELTGAPVRALDPSLVLGSEALGEGEVVAAAGVELRVVRTPGHTSDSVSFLLDGPGAAQAVLTGDTILGRGTTVIDHPDGKLGPYLDSLRRIADLAPGTAVLPGHGPELPDAPAVAAAYLAHREQRLEQVRGALDRLGAGASARQVVELVYADVDESLWPAAEWSVEAQLAYLRA
- a CDS encoding adenylosuccinate synthase, translated to MPAIVLIGAQWGDEGKGKATDILGDQVQWVVRYQGGNNAGHTVVLPDGQNFALHLIPSGILTPGCKNVIGNGVVVDPGVLLTELKGLEDRGVDTSGLLISADAHLIMPYHVEMDKVTERFLGKAKIGTTGRGIGPAYQDKVSRVGVRVADVLDEKILHQKVEAALHLKNQVLVKVYNRRAMDVDQVVDSVLEHGRAFADRIADTRLLLNRALEGGETVLLEGSQGTLLDVDHGTYPFVTSSNPTAGGASVGSGIGPTRITRVIGILKAYTTRVGSGPFPTELLDAMGEHLRKAGGEVGVTTGRPRRCGWFDAVIGRYAVRVNGITDFFLTKLDVLSGLETVPVCVGYEVDGRRVDDMPMTQSDVHHAVPVYEELPGWFEDLSPYRTFDELPATARAYVERIEELTGAPVSAIGVGPGRDQTITRDV
- a CDS encoding TlpA family protein disulfide reductase encodes the protein MTRPRTGPGRAEVVSTAVVVLLVALAVFALWPRSPEAPAAAGGPAGGPVAPQAVAVPDAELAPLRAAAALPPCPVPASAPAGGPLAGVTVACLGAEGPVDLGSVAAGGPVLLNLWASWCGPCRDELPALAEYAARPGSVPVLLVDVDDDPRAALRLLTDLGVELPSALDTGSALRTALDVPPGLPYSFLARADGSVARVDPPVPFADADAVAAAVAALS
- the nth gene encoding endonuclease III is translated as MLRELTDTHPDAHCELDFRTPLELAVATILSAQSTDKGVNLVTPALFARYPTALAYAEADRAELEEMIHSTGFFRNKASSLIGLGAAVVEKHGGELPHTLDELVALPGIGRKTANVILGNAFDVPGITVDTHFGRLVRRWGWTAEEDPVKVEHAIGALVPKRDWTMTSHRVIFHGRRVCHARKPACGACSLAADCPAYGEGPTDPVQAAKLVKGPSRPFLLARVGLADDGEPAPAPADSPAGLDAAAATPSAIEQDVP
- a CDS encoding lysophospholipid acyltransferase family protein, producing the protein MHLLVRFLLAPLARLLWRPVVQGVERLPARGPLILAANHRAAVDTAVIALTARRPVAFLGKAEYFVGRGIRGRALARFLTALGYVPVDRASARAGLDALHAGRSVLEAGGAFAIYPEGTRSLDGRLHRGHTGVATLALDTGAPVVPVALLGTERVQPVGKRFPRLRRVVIRYGEPLDFSRYDGLQSAPAIRRAVTDQIMDAIATLSQQEYVDTYHERPAA
- a CDS encoding NUDIX hydrolase; this encodes MDEPGGALRPEKAAPSLRPLVDAVRDVDAFTLSRHRIPPPEGGRRAAVLMLLAEDEHHGPDVLLVERASTLREHAGQVAFPGGGADPGDADAVATALREAEEETGLDPAGVLPLALLPELYIPPSGFVVTPVLAQWERPSAVHAVDAGETAAVVRVPLATLADPANRIQVGHPSGYTGPGFLVAGLLVWGFTGGLLSALLDLGGWARPWEPSRVLDLDEAWLRARAEA